In Terriglobales bacterium, one DNA window encodes the following:
- a CDS encoding VWA domain-containing protein — protein sequence MKTAIRISEVSSAKSIFVIICLLTMSTVAWGQRADVSAGNDGQYTISVSVDEVVLHMTVRNHRGNPVAGLGENDFKVLEDHVPQPIRHFSHEDVPVTVGMVIDNSGSMRPKRAEVIAAALAFAGSSNSLDQMFLINFNEHVSFGLPGDIPFTDQPDQLRTAMGTVKANGKTALYDAVSVALEHLKKGNRDKKVLIVVSDGADNASSNTMAGMLNLVTQSDAIIYALGIYEPDDPDNKNPHVLRELAKASGGEAFFPGTLREVVPICERIAHEIRNQYTLSYIPTNTKRDGRYRSIEVQVSGGLLVTTRAGYIAPLEATAGTAPETRK from the coding sequence ATGAAAACCGCGATTCGGATCAGCGAGGTCTCGTCAGCTAAATCCATTTTCGTGATTATCTGCCTGTTGACGATGTCTACAGTAGCCTGGGGTCAGCGAGCTGATGTTTCCGCTGGGAATGACGGTCAGTACACGATCAGCGTAAGCGTTGACGAAGTCGTGCTGCATATGACTGTGAGAAATCATCGCGGCAATCCTGTGGCCGGATTAGGCGAAAACGATTTTAAGGTTCTCGAGGACCATGTCCCGCAGCCGATCAGGCATTTCAGTCATGAAGATGTCCCTGTGACAGTTGGGATGGTCATCGACAATAGCGGCAGCATGCGGCCCAAACGGGCAGAAGTAATTGCCGCTGCGCTGGCATTCGCCGGCTCCAGCAACTCGCTGGATCAGATGTTCCTGATCAACTTTAACGAGCACGTTTCTTTCGGGCTTCCCGGCGACATCCCCTTTACTGACCAACCTGATCAACTGCGAACTGCTATGGGCACGGTCAAAGCCAATGGCAAGACCGCACTGTACGATGCAGTGAGTGTCGCACTTGAGCACCTGAAGAAGGGTAATCGCGACAAGAAAGTCCTCATCGTCGTGAGCGATGGTGCTGACAATGCAAGTTCGAACACCATGGCGGGGATGCTGAATCTGGTAACTCAGTCCGACGCCATCATTTATGCGCTCGGAATCTACGAACCAGATGATCCTGATAATAAGAATCCCCATGTTCTCCGCGAACTCGCTAAAGCCAGCGGAGGCGAGGCGTTCTTCCCGGGAACCTTACGAGAAGTCGTGCCAATATGCGAACGTATTGCACATGAAATTCGAAATCAGTACACCCTTTCCTATATACCGACAAACACAAAACGGGACGGCAGATATCGCTCCATTGAGGTGCAAGTGTCTGGCGGATTATTGGTAACTACGCGCGCTGGGTACATTGCGCCGTTGGAGGCCACAGCCGGCACTGCACCGGAAACACGGAAATAA
- a CDS encoding OmpA family protein: MKSKFLLAAGIVLSLGAFAQTNSQTTMAVEPMNPTPVFRVNVVSRTVQAVNYQHRSGATKMDFAGTDLMPAAKGEAKIESKKGYIEIEVEFGNLEKPTTFGNEYLTYILWAISPEGRAVNLGEILVGDNHRSKVDVTTDLQAFALIVTAEPYFAVREPSNVVVIENVVRADTKGTVEALNTKHDFLERGGYIPTGYNFDPVVLNSKLPLEFFEARNAVRIAQSEGAELYASDSYQHAMQLMAKADGYAMDKNAPRKQMIAVSREAVQTAEDARAIAVKKMDEVRLADERRASVDAQAKSQDKADEATWQKQLAQADTARAESDTAKAQADLAANQATSAAAVAAAQADAEQSRLAAQRSDDDKAAMRARLSTQLNSILQTRDTARGLIVSMSDVLFDTGKYSLKSGTREKLAKVAGILLAYPGLNIVVGGYTDNVGSEAMNQTLSENRAASVRDYLVQQGVPTNSITSKGFGETLPVTSNDNSTGRQQNRRVELLVSGEAIGSPADTTTGSLR, translated from the coding sequence TTGAAAAGCAAGTTCTTGCTAGCAGCTGGAATCGTCCTGAGTTTGGGCGCATTCGCTCAAACCAATTCTCAGACAACCATGGCCGTCGAGCCCATGAACCCGACGCCTGTATTCCGAGTGAACGTCGTCAGCCGCACCGTACAGGCGGTCAACTATCAACATCGCAGCGGAGCAACGAAGATGGATTTCGCGGGCACGGACCTAATGCCTGCGGCCAAAGGTGAAGCCAAAATAGAAAGCAAGAAGGGTTACATCGAAATCGAAGTGGAATTCGGCAATCTGGAAAAGCCTACTACTTTCGGCAATGAGTATCTCACTTACATCCTGTGGGCAATCTCGCCGGAAGGCCGCGCCGTAAACCTCGGCGAAATCTTGGTCGGTGACAACCATCGCAGCAAGGTAGATGTGACCACCGATTTGCAGGCGTTCGCACTGATCGTTACGGCGGAGCCTTACTTCGCCGTGCGGGAGCCCAGCAACGTTGTGGTCATTGAAAACGTGGTTCGTGCCGACACCAAGGGAACGGTCGAGGCGCTCAATACCAAGCATGACTTCTTGGAACGCGGCGGCTACATCCCCACCGGCTATAACTTCGACCCGGTGGTCCTGAACAGCAAGTTGCCGCTGGAGTTCTTCGAAGCGCGTAATGCAGTTCGTATTGCGCAATCCGAGGGAGCCGAGTTGTACGCCAGCGATAGCTATCAGCATGCGATGCAATTAATGGCAAAGGCCGATGGCTATGCGATGGACAAGAACGCACCCCGGAAGCAGATGATCGCCGTCTCTCGCGAAGCCGTGCAGACCGCGGAAGATGCCCGCGCCATCGCGGTAAAGAAAATGGACGAAGTGCGCTTGGCGGACGAACGACGGGCTTCAGTGGATGCACAAGCAAAATCCCAAGACAAGGCGGATGAGGCAACATGGCAGAAGCAACTTGCGCAGGCTGATACCGCAAGAGCGGAGTCTGATACCGCCAAGGCGCAGGCTGACCTGGCCGCCAACCAGGCAACATCCGCCGCGGCAGTGGCAGCGGCTCAGGCCGATGCTGAGCAATCTCGCTTAGCCGCACAACGATCGGACGATGACAAAGCGGCCATGCGGGCCAGGCTGTCCACGCAGTTGAACTCGATACTCCAGACTCGGGACACTGCGCGCGGGCTCATCGTCAGCATGTCCGATGTTTTATTCGACACCGGAAAATATTCGTTGAAATCTGGCACGCGCGAAAAACTGGCGAAGGTCGCCGGCATTTTGTTGGCGTATCCAGGACTCAACATCGTGGTCGGTGGCTACACGGATAACGTCGGCAGTGAGGCAATGAATCAAACGCTTTCCGAGAACCGCGCTGCCTCGGTGCGTGACTACCTTGTGCAACAGGGAGTTCCAACGAACTCGATCACATCCAAAGGCTTCGGAGAAACACTGCCAGTAACCTCCAATGATAACTCCACCGGCCGGCAGCAGAACCGAAGAGTTGAACTACTGGTATCCGGTGAAGCTATCGGAAGCCCGGCTGATACAACAACGGGAAGCTTGCGCTGA
- a CDS encoding Thivi_2564 family membrane protein, giving the protein MPLIQVLEVLLVVGVLLWLVNRFIPMQGSIKSILNSVVVIAVVLWILNIFGLFHSLSRIHVGS; this is encoded by the coding sequence ATGCCTTTGATTCAAGTTCTCGAAGTACTGCTTGTAGTGGGAGTCCTGTTGTGGCTGGTGAATCGCTTCATCCCCATGCAGGGATCCATCAAGTCAATTCTGAATAGCGTAGTGGTTATCGCAGTGGTTCTGTGGATTCTCAACATTTTTGGACTCTTTCATTCCCTTTCCAGAATTCACGTTGGGAGTTGA
- a CDS encoding class D sortase, translating into MSRIGIDVIIAEGTDGKTLRRGVGHVTGTALPGGLGNVVIAGHRDTFFRALRNVRQDDEVTLTTLAGTYRYQVDWAKVVGVEANDVLSDSDESILTLVTCYPFYFVGPAPKRFIVRAHKL; encoded by the coding sequence ATGAGTCGAATTGGTATCGACGTGATCATCGCGGAAGGAACCGATGGAAAGACCCTCCGGCGTGGAGTTGGCCACGTAACGGGAACGGCCTTGCCAGGCGGGCTAGGGAACGTCGTGATCGCAGGCCATCGGGACACCTTTTTCAGAGCGTTGCGCAATGTCCGCCAGGACGATGAAGTTACGTTGACAACTCTCGCTGGAACCTATCGCTACCAGGTGGATTGGGCGAAGGTGGTAGGAGTGGAAGCTAATGACGTCCTGAGTGACTCCGACGAATCGATACTCACCTTGGTGACGTGCTATCCGTTCTACTTTGTAGGGCCGGCACCGAAGCGGTTCATCGTACGCGCACACAAGCTATAG
- a CDS encoding zinc dependent phospholipase C family protein codes for MCGDGSFASHYASDIAGHPAVNQAVAIEYPKLQAKFGKSVRYAQDKTAHLKTEFGFDTVQVARNRYASQQYHDFIGFQVSKSLLERVFPVVYGVELKDVLTHEDVGMNRRRVDKIRVLKPIGPLKGLAFNNPTPQTEDLYIKSINTTVDQYRAFLEQMRTDSLRLSERKFERTPVELRDEERPGPLAGSSDVAGSVEVRRAGCG; via the coding sequence ATGTGCGGTGACGGATCTTTCGCGTCGCACTATGCATCGGATATTGCCGGTCACCCGGCTGTTAACCAGGCGGTTGCGATCGAGTATCCAAAGCTGCAAGCAAAGTTTGGTAAATCCGTTCGGTACGCGCAGGACAAGACTGCACATTTGAAAACAGAGTTTGGATTCGACACGGTGCAGGTCGCCCGGAACCGTTACGCATCGCAGCAGTATCATGATTTCATCGGGTTCCAAGTGTCGAAATCTTTGTTGGAGCGCGTCTTTCCCGTGGTATATGGAGTAGAACTCAAAGACGTGCTTACCCACGAGGATGTCGGCATGAATCGCAGAAGAGTCGATAAGATACGCGTGCTCAAACCAATCGGACCGCTAAAAGGATTGGCCTTCAACAATCCGACCCCGCAAACGGAAGATCTATATATCAAAAGCATCAACACAACCGTTGATCAATACCGGGCCTTTCTCGAACAGATGCGCACTGACTCGCTCCGATTGTCAGAACGTAAGTTCGAACGGACTCCGGTAGAGCTGCGCGACGAAGAAAGACCCGGTCCTCTGGCAGGGAGTTCTGATGTCGCTGGATCAGTTGAAGTCCGTAGGGCCGGATGCGGCTAA
- a CDS encoding ice-binding family protein — MSIHQFSQVATNLLLIACLIGCSDVSKPSSATSPLASEPPTVLKEVPPTDAIGTTREVAVLFSKPMDPASIHTGTFIVAGATGTVTYDTTNQIAAFKPMPAFAPNTTHNATITVGARDTSGTPLAAPFNFSFTTRATADTSLPTIAAVNVAAGATCVPLNQQIKITFTEQMDSLTINSNTVFIEGVPGSVTYDVGSHNATITPSANLAANTTFTIMVTTGAKDLGGNSMAAPFQLTFTTGPCSGGGVAPVALCPFIGGFTVLAGSTVTNTGPTLISEDVGVSPGTAVTGFPPGLASGAIHSADGAAAQAQAALTAAYLDAAGRAGGTSVAGDLVGQTLTAGVYKSTSSLAVSGDVTLDAQGNPDAVFIFQIASTLTTGSGSHIILANGANACNVFWQVGSSATLGTNSVFKGNILALTSITITTGVNLEGRALARNGAVTLDSNVITGCTCP; from the coding sequence ATGTCGATCCATCAGTTCTCTCAGGTTGCCACCAATCTTCTGCTAATAGCTTGTCTTATCGGCTGCAGCGATGTTTCCAAGCCATCGTCTGCTACGTCTCCACTAGCGTCCGAGCCTCCCACAGTATTAAAGGAGGTCCCACCAACTGATGCAATCGGCACCACGCGTGAAGTTGCGGTGCTCTTCAGCAAGCCCATGGATCCGGCAAGCATCCATACCGGCACCTTTATCGTTGCGGGTGCGACTGGCACAGTCACTTACGACACGACCAACCAGATTGCCGCCTTTAAGCCTATGCCTGCATTCGCTCCCAACACTACGCACAACGCGACCATTACTGTTGGGGCCAGGGACACAAGCGGAACTCCACTTGCCGCACCCTTCAATTTCTCTTTCACCACTCGCGCGACCGCAGACACTTCTCTACCGACCATTGCTGCTGTCAATGTCGCTGCGGGCGCCACCTGTGTGCCGCTGAATCAGCAAATCAAGATCACCTTTACTGAGCAAATGGATTCACTCACCATCAATTCCAACACGGTTTTCATCGAAGGTGTGCCGGGCAGCGTGACCTATGACGTAGGCAGTCACAATGCCACGATCACGCCTTCCGCCAACCTGGCCGCGAATACGACATTCACGATCATGGTGACAACCGGAGCCAAGGACTTGGGCGGAAACTCCATGGCTGCACCATTTCAGCTGACTTTTACAACTGGTCCCTGCTCCGGCGGTGGAGTGGCCCCAGTCGCGCTTTGTCCGTTCATAGGAGGCTTCACCGTTCTGGCCGGATCCACCGTCACCAATACCGGTCCAACCCTGATCTCTGAGGATGTTGGAGTTAGTCCGGGTACGGCTGTAACAGGATTTCCGCCTGGACTGGCAAGCGGTGCGATCCATAGTGCGGACGGCGCCGCAGCCCAGGCTCAGGCGGCATTGACTGCCGCGTATCTCGATGCTGCAGGGCGTGCAGGCGGCACTTCGGTAGCTGGAGATTTGGTAGGGCAGACGCTGACTGCGGGTGTTTATAAATCGACGTCGTCGCTGGCAGTATCCGGTGATGTCACTCTCGATGCTCAGGGCAATCCGGATGCAGTGTTTATCTTCCAGATTGCATCCACGCTCACCACCGGGAGCGGCAGCCATATTATCCTGGCCAACGGCGCCAATGCCTGTAATGTTTTCTGGCAAGTAGGCAGCTCGGCAACTCTGGGAACGAATTCAGTGTTCAAGGGAAACATCCTGGCACTGACGTCAATCACGATAACCACCGGCGTGAATCTGGAAGGCAGAGCGCTGGCTCGGAATGGTGCGGTCACGTTGGACAGTAATGTCATTACCGGCTGTACCTGCCCGTGA